A single region of the Brachypodium distachyon strain Bd21 chromosome 3, Brachypodium_distachyon_v3.0, whole genome shotgun sequence genome encodes:
- the LOC100823689 gene encoding LOB domain-containing protein 16, giving the protein MAAGAGGVGAAGAGSPCGACKFLRRRCVAECVFAPYFSSEHGASRFAAIHKVFGASNAAKLLAHLPAAERCEAVVTITFEAQSRLRDPVYGCVAQIFALQQQVAILQAQLMQAKAQLACGIQSTSPAASLISQQHHHHHQWPDSASSISALLRQQEGSGFGGAATLPELMGGDGVTPMSSMQQHCSKVDGGELQYLAQAMMRSPNYSGF; this is encoded by the exons ATGGCTGCGGGtgccggcggcgtgggggcggcgggagcggggTCGCCGTGTGGGGCGTGCAAGttcctgcggcggcggtgcgtgGCGGAGTGTGTCTTCGCGCCCTACTTCAGCTCGGAGCACGGCGCGTCGCGGTTCGCGGCGATCCACAAGGTGTTCGGCGCCAGCAACGCCGCCAAGCTCCTGGCGcacctccccgccgccgagcGCTGCGAGGCCGTCGTCACCATCACCTTCGAGGCCCAGTCCCGCCTCCGCGACCCCGTATACGGCTGCGTCGCCCAGATCTTCGCCCTCCAGCAACAG GTGGCGATCCTGCAGGCGCAGCTGATGCAGGCCAAGGCGCAGCTGGCGTGCGGCATCCAGAGCACCTCACCGGCCGCGAGCCTGATCagccagcagcaccaccaccaccaccagtggCCGGACAGCGCCAGCAGCATCAGCGCGCTGCTCCGGCAGCAGGAAGGCAGCGGCTTCGGAGGTGCCGCAACTCTGCCGGAGCTcatgggcggcgacggcgtcaCACCCATGTCGTCCATGCAGCAGCATTGCAGCAAGGTCGATGGTGGGGAGCTCCAGTACCTGGCCCAGGCCATGATGAGAAGCCCGAACTACTCCGGCTTCTAG
- the LOC104583847 gene encoding RING-H2 finger protein ATL1 has protein sequence MDAGGRGRDSVFPSPLTPYSSSLASSSLPSVSSRHASSMVTTSLPILVLTVLGILTTSALLLTYYVFVIRCCLTFHATSDSDSGSSSGGLISISISRRRRSRGSDNGHLPVVVAPPPCGLREQVIQALPVFRYNKATKSNDASECAVCLGEFMEEETVRLLPNCLHVFHVDCIDTWLQGNANCPLCRAAIANQLPSVGVDRLQRPEEVVIQMQVATDSAVDEGTAAR, from the coding sequence ATGGATGCAGGAGGCAGAGGCAGGGACTCCGTCTTCCCGTCACCATTGACACCGTACTCCTCTTCTCTCGCATCATCATCTTTGCCGTCGGTGTCATCTCGGCACGCATCGTCGATGGTCACGACGAGCTTGCCGATCCTGGTGCTGACGGTGCTTGGCATCCTCACCAcctccgccctcctcctcacctACTACGTCTTCGTCATCCGCTGCTGCCTCACCTTCCACGCCACCTCTGACTCCGACTCAGGCTCCAGCTCCGGTGGActcatctccatctccatctctcgccgccgccgcagcagagGCAGCGACAACGGTCACCTTCCAGTGGTGGTGGCGCCTCCGCCTTGTGGGCTCCGCGAGCAGGTCATCCAGGCACTGCCGGTGTTCAGGTACAACAAGGCCACCAAAAGCAACGACGCTAGCGAGTGCGCGGTGTGCCTTGGTGAGTTCATGGAGGAAGAGACGGTGAGGCTGCTGCCGAATTGCCTACATGTCTTCCATGTGGATTGCATCGACACCTGGCTCCAGGGCAACGCAAACTGCCCGCTCTGCAGGGCCGCCATTGCCAACCAGCTTCCGTCGGTGGGTGTCGATCGGCTCCAGAGACCAGAGGAGGTAGTTATTCAGATGCAGGTCGCCACAGACAGTGCTGTAGACGAAGGCACAGCAGCTAGatga
- the LOC100839001 gene encoding uncharacterized protein LOC100839001 has translation MASNDLFEGLPPPATAAAAAAGEDRAASPTSPPPPPAPPVPRPSALKSALKRDKPSSSSDATSSPAVTAAPADAADEGRVPEKRLRFRTTVDASEMQIIEAMQKITSHIGNPSKFSKASKLALQLIEAGSVKPETIGHFFAILEAAMSKPGACNEPSVRADYQALFNAAQGVRECFNQQQKNHFDIWVFHAVVANDLCTDDSFVFSKAVGKIKDAISALPVATMDDDTDEAAALSVAESQSGTMENKADDNKVQSVVSTSLPDDSSTHAAAFNSVEESSDPFGLDDLLEHKSKKSERAREKAVEALNRKADEESKSFLRSQREALLKCLEIAARRYRIPWTQTTIDILGRHAYDNTGRFTRRQRDAVEKLWNSIKEQQIRRKQGKSASGKLDVNAFERLQEKYSHEKISIRRAVGGAGDRRATQWLG, from the exons ATGGCGTCCAACGACCTCTTCGAAGGCCTGCCTCCGccagccaccgccgcggcggcggccgccggcgaagaCCGTGCGGCCTCCCCAAcgtcgcctccgcctcctcctgcgccgccgGTGCCCAGGCCTTCCGCGCTGAAGAGCGCCCTCAAGCGTGACAAGCCCTCTTCCTCGTCGGACGCTACCTCCTCACCCGCCGTCACAGCCGCACCCGCCGATGCCGCAGACGAAGGCCGCG TTCCTGAGAAACGCCTACGATTCAGAACTACTGTGGATGCATCAGAAATGCAAATCATTGAAGCTATGCAGAAGATAACTTCACACATTGGGAATCCTTCAAAATTCAGCAAGGCATCAAAGCTAGCTCTACAGCTTATTGAGGCTGGAAGTGTCAAGCCAGAGACAATCGGACACTTCTTTGCTATATTAGAGGCCGCAATGTCAAAACCGGGAGCCTGTAATGAACCTTCTGTACGTGCTGATTACCAGGCATTGTTTAATGCTGCTCAGGGTGTAAGGGAG TGTTTCAACCAACAGCAGAAGAATCACTTTGATATATGGGTGTTTCACGCGGTGGTGGCTAATGATCTTTGTACTGATGACAGTTTTGTT TTCTCAAAGGCTGTAGGAAAGATCAAGGATGCCATCTCAGCCCTGCCAGTAGCGACAATGGATGACGATACTGATGAAGCAGCAGCACTTTCAGTTGCTGAAAGCCAATCCGGCACCATGGAGAATAAAGCAGATGATAATAAGGTGCAAAGTGTGGTTTCAACCTCTCTGCCAGATGATAGCAGCACACATGCTGCAGCGTTCAACTCAGTAGAAGAATCATCTGATCCTTTTGGTCTAGATGATCTCCTTGAGCACAAGTCGAAGAAATCCGAGAGGGCTCGAGAGAAGGCGGTTGAAGCTCTGAACAGGAAAGCAGACGAGGAGTCAAAGAGTTTTCTGAGGTCACAGCGGGAAGCCCTCTTGAAATGTCTAGAAATAGCTGCACGGCGCTACAGGATACCATG GACGCAGACCACCATCGACATCCTTGGCAGGCACGCGTACGACAACACGGGCCGGTTCACGAGGCGTCAGAGGGACGCCGTGGAGAAGCTGTGGAACTcgatcaaggagcagcagatCCGGCGGAAGCAGGGCAAGTCGGCAAGCGGGAAGCTGGACGTGAACGCCTTCGAGCGCCTCCAGGAGAAGTACTCCCATGAGAAGATCAGCATCCGCCGCGCCGTTGGTGGCGCGGGCGACCGTCGAGCGACGCAGTGGCTCGGGTAA
- the LOC100823998 gene encoding deoxyhypusine hydroxylase-B — protein MPSDSTESPAAMEAAPGAFQSSPEMERFLCERLLDAAQPIAERFRTLFSLRNLRGDAPRCALLQAARDSSNLLAHEAAFALGQMQDAEAIPALEAVLKDLSLHPIVRHEAAEALGAIGLEKSISLLKESLASDPAVEVQETCELALRRIKEQTSASGAESTTISPYLSVDPAMPAKEGLSVEQLRELLLNEQENMYERYAALFALRNDGGDYAVSTIVEALGVKSALLRHEVAYVLGQLQKKAASDALSGVLKNVDEHPMVRHEAAEALGSIADQESIALLEEFAKDPEPIVSQSCEVALSMLEYERSGKSFEFLFLQTPQVHQES, from the exons ATGCCATCCGATTCGACGgagtcgccggcggcgatggaggcAGCTCCTGGCGCGTTCCAGTCGTCCCCGGAGATGGAGCGGTTCCTCTGCGAGCGGCTGCTGGACGCAGCGCAGCCCATCGCCGAGCGATTCCGCACGCTCTTCTCCCTCCGCAACCTCCGCGGGGACGCCCCTCGCTGCGCCCTCCTCCAAG CTGCAAGGGATTCTTCTAACTTGCTTGCCCATGAGGCTGCATTTGCACTTGGACAAATGCAGGATGCTGAGGCTATCCCTGCACTAGAGGCAGTTCTCAAAGATCTTTCACTGCATCCAATTGTTCGCCATGAG GCTGCTGAAGCCCTTGGAGCTATTGGCCTGGAGAAGAGCATTTCCCTGTTGAAAGAGAGTCTAGCATCTGATCCTGCTGTTGAGGTGCAAGAAACATGCGAATTGGCTCTTAGACGGATTAAAGAGCAGACAAGTGCTAGTGGCGCCGAAAGCACAACAATTTCGCCTTATCTATCAGTTGATCCAGCAATGCCTGCCAAGGAAGGACTTTCAGTAGAACAACTAAG GGAGCTTCTCCTCAACGAGCAAGAAAACATGTATGAACGTTATGCAGCTCTTTTTGCGCTTAGGAATGATGGTGGTGATTATGCTGTTTCTACTATTGTTGAAGCTTTAGGTGTCAAAAGTGCTCTTCTACGCCATGAG GTCGCTTATGTGCTTGGTCAGCTGCAAAAGAAAGCTGCGTCAGATGCACTTTCAGGAGTTCTGAAGAATGTTGACGAGCACCCAATGGTCAGGCATGAAGCTGCCGAGGCCCTTGGTTCAATTGCAG ATCAAGAAAGCATTGCACTTCTGGAGGAATTTGCCAAGGACCCCGAGCCCATAGTCTCCCAGAGCTGTGAAGTAGCTCTTAGCATGCTTGAGTACGAGAGATCAGGGAAGTCATTCGAG tttcttttcctccagaCTCCTCAGGTGCACCAGGAATCCTGA
- the LOC100838697 gene encoding coumaroyl-CoA:anthocyanidin 3-O-glucoside-6''-O-coumaroyltransferase 2 produces MATTRVLDRLAVSAAEHGGGALPLTFFDVPWVFTGPVERVFFYAYPHPVEHFKATLLPSLVSSLSAALAAFYPLLGRVRPCPGGGGGFEFWSEAGDSVEFTVAESDDDFDELSGDAPRDVGRLYSLVPRLPARNTEDGGFSLAAVQVTVFPGQGLAVGVSIHHVACDDSSYMHFMKTWAGHCRAAAGGEEDAVPPPPFLDRAVVKDPDGLAARTLDEMRQLASSNGPPPPAPPPLPKLVIASFTLGRDSIDKLKQRVAGAANGAGAVHCSAFTVACAFAWACLARSSAPNGCSSDRAHLLFSVECRRRLAPPIPHEYLGNCLRPCFVDVPTADLLLPSASPDGVASAAAAIGAAIRALDGGVLAGAEGWFHRILSLVPRRPMSVGGSPRYGVYETDFGPGMGRPRKVELVSIVKTPGTVSMSEAGDGLGGIEVGVVLPEPDMARFASCFSQGLDQL; encoded by the coding sequence ATGGCCACCACCAGGGTCCTCGACAGGCTCGCGgtgtcggcggcggagcacggcggcggcgcgctcccGCTGACCTTCTTCGACGTGCCATGGGTCTTCACGGGCCCGGTGGAGCGCGTCTTCTTCTACGCCTACCCGCACCCCGTCGAGCACTTCAAGGCcaccctcctcccctccctcgtctcctccctctccgccgcgctcgccgccttcTACCCCCTTCTCGGCCGCGTCCGCCCCtgcccgggcggcggcggagggttCGAGTTCTGGTCCGAGGCCGGGGACAGCGTGGAGTTCACCGTCGCCGAGAGCGACGACGACTTCGACGAGCTCTCCGGGGACGCGCCCAGGGACGTCGGCCGGCTCTACTCGCTGGTGCCGCGGCTCCCGGCGCGGAACACGGAGGATGGGGGATTCTCTCTGGCAGCGGTGCAGGTGACGGTGTTCCCCGGGCAAGGGCTCGCCGTCGGCGTGTCGATCCACCACGTGGCCTGCGACGACTCCAGCTACATGCACTTCATGAAGACCTGGGCCGGCCACTgccgcgcggccgccggaggggaggaagacgcggtgccgccgccgccgttcctgGACCGTGCCGTCGTCAAGGACCCCGATGGCCTTGCCGCCAGGACGCTCGACGAAATGCGTCAACTGGCTTCCTCCAACGGGCcacctccgcccgcgccgccaccgctacCGAAGCTGGTCATCGCGTCGTTCACGCTCGGCCGGGACAGCATCGACAAGCTCAAGCAGCGcgtggccggcgccgccaatggcgccggcgccgtccacTGCTCGGCGTTCACGGTGGCGTGCGCGTTCGCGTGGGCATGCCTTGCTCGCTCCTCCGCCCCCAACGGCTGCTCCTCCGACCGCGCGCACCTGCTATTCTCGGTGGagtgccgccggcgcctggcCCCGCCGATCCCGCACGAGTACCTCGGCAACTGCCTCCGGCCCTGCTTCGTGGATGTCCCCACGGCGGACCTGCTGCTCCCGTCCGCCTCCCCCGACGGCGtggcgtccgcggcggcggccatcggCGCGGCCATCAGGGCGCTGGACGGCGGGGTgctggccggcgcggaggGCTGGTTCCACAGGATCCTGTCGCTGGTGCCGCGGCGGCCCATGTCCGTGGGCGGCTCGCCGCGGTACGGGGTTTACGAGACGGACTTCGGGCCCgggatgggccggcccaggaAGGTGGAGCTGGTGTCCATCGTCAAGACCCCGGGGACCGTGTCCATGTCCGAGGCCGGCGACGGGCTCGGCGGGATCGAGGTCGGCGTCGTGCTGCCGGAGCCCGACATGGCCCGCTTCGCCTCCTGCTTCTCCCAAGGCCTCGACCAGCTATGA
- the LOC100838393 gene encoding protein KINESIN LIGHT CHAIN-RELATED 2: MALRRAVSLLLRQRPRTTIVPTLVPKALNPPLLPYPRRHFSPRPPPPLPASAAAVADAAEEAFEAASSTNDLFAAFSRLEAAVPPSDKRLALACLKLGQHLDSSASGDPSRVLKLALRSVGILESGSRSSDSDAVSLAMALHLAGSASLDLTRFHDALSFLSRSLRLLSPLLPSKVEEGSSSASGDDSQGFDVRPVAHAVRLQLANVKTALGRREEALVDLRASLDLKEAILPPGSRELGAAYRDLAEAHAGVLDFKQALPLCQRAMELHESTLGKNSVELAHDRRLLGVIYTGLEQHEQALEQNEMSRKVMKNWGVADAELLHAEIDAANIKIALGKFDEAVSVLKDVAKKVEKDSEVRALVFISMAKALANQEKVGDTKRCLEIACDILEKKELSAPDMVAEGYVEVSSLYEMVNEFDKAISLMKRSLGMLERSPQAQHLEGNVAARIGWLLLLTGKVTEAVPYLEDAVERMKENFGPKHYGVGYVYNNLGAAYMEMDRPQSAAQMFALAKEVMDVSLGPHHSDTIETCQSLANAYNAMESYALAMEFQKRVVDSWRSHGPSARDELKEAVRLYEQIKMKALAFLSPEDSAIALPEPREQEVSSDSAKVAQQ; encoded by the exons ATGGCGCTACGGAGAGCAGTCTCCCTCCTCCTGAGACAACGCCCGCGGACCACCATCGTCCCGACCTTGGTGCCCAAAGCCCTAAACCCCCCGCTGCTCCCCTACCCACGCCGCCACTTCTccccgcgtccgccgccgcccctcccgGCTTCGGCCGCGGCCGTCGCGGACGCCGCAGAGGAGGCGTTCGAggcggcctcctccaccaACGACCTCTTCGCCGCCTTCTCCCGCCTCGAGGCCGCGGTCCCGCCGTCCGACAAGCGCCTCGCGCTCGCCTGCCTCAAGCTCGGCCAGCACCTCGACTCCTCCGCATCCGGTGACCCCTCCCGCGTCCTCAAGCTCGCCCTCCGCTCCGTCGGGATCCTCGAGTCCGGCTCCAGGTCCTCCGACTCCGACGCCGTCTCGCTCGCcatggcgctccacctcgccggctCCGCTTCCCTTGACCTCACCCGCTTCCACGACGcgctctccttcctctcccgctccctccgcctcctctccccgctCCTCCCTTCTAAAGTAGAAGaaggctcctcctccgcctctgggGACGACTCCCAAGGGTTCGACGTGAGGCCCGTGGCGCACGCGGTGCGGCTGCAGCTGGCCAACGTGAAGACGGCGCTGGGgaggcgggaggaggcgctcgTGGACCTGAGGGCCAGCCTGGACCTCAAGGAGGCCATCCTACCGCCGGGCAGCCGGGAGCTCGGTGCCGCGTACCGGGACCTGGCCGAGGCGCATGCCGGCGTGCTCGACTTCAAGCAGGCGCTGCCGCTGTGCCAGAGGGCGATGGAGCTACACGAGTCCACGCTGGGCAAGAACTCTGTGGAGCTCGCGCACGACAGGCGGCTGCTCGGCGTGATATACACCGGTCTGGAGCAGCACGAGCAGGCGCTGGAGCAGAATGAGATGTCGcgcaaggtgatgaagaattGGGGCGTGGCTGACGCGGAGCTCCTGCATGCCGAGATCGATGCGGCCAACATCAAGATTGCGTTGGGGAAGTTTGACGAGGCTGTAAGCGTGTTGAAAGATGTCGCCAAGAAGGTGGAGAAGGATAGCGAGGTGCGAGCTTTAGTTTTCATATCGATGGCAAAGGCACTTGCCAACCAGGAGAAGGTCGGGGACACGAAGAGGTGCTTGGAGATTGCTTGTGACATTCTAGAGAAGAAGGAATTGTCTGCACCCGACATGGTGGCCGAAGGGTATGTGGAGGTATCCTCGCTATACGAGATGGTGAATGAATTTGACAAGGCAATATCTTTGATGAAGAGGAGCTTGGGGATGCTCGAGAGGAGCCCTCAGGCACAACACTTGGAGGGGAATGTTGCCGCTAGGATTGGGTGGCTATTGCTTCTGACAGGGAAGGTGACTGAGGCCGTCCCATATTTGGAGGATGCAGTGGAGAGGATGAAAGAAAACTTTGGGCCGAAGCATTATGGGGTAGGGTATGTGTATAACAACCTCGGGGCCGCGTATATGGAGATGGACCGTCCCCAGTCTGCTGCACAGATGTTTGCACTCGCAAAAGAAGTCATGGATGTTTCCTTAGGGCCTCACCATTCAGATACAATTGAGACCTGCCAGAGCCTCGCTAATGCATACAATGCAATGGAAAG CTATGCCCTAGCTATGGAGTTCCAAAAGCGAGTGGTTGATTCATGGCGAAGTCATGGTCCCAGTGCTAGGGATGAGCTCAAGGAAGCTGTTCGCCTCTATGAGCAGATCAAGATGAAGGCTCTAGCATTCCTATCACCTGAGGATTCAGCAATTGCGTTGCCCGAACCTCGAGAGCAGGAAGTCAGTTCTGATTCGGCCAAAGTTGCACAACagtaa
- the LOC104584309 gene encoding uncharacterized protein LOC104584309 → MPPGGGDHGRTEHHHPPASGRDDDAPPHPQPLFPAPTEEAFEISKKKKLEEEEEYLPENALFEILSRVPYKSLCRFRRFHLETGRWTAMQNKLAQEIVLLREPPCVFLNGIMYLSSLDCRIIMVDIERKTWREIEWLVDMAHRTEIVTIGQSLGILHAWLTYKDNGSSQVQLYVWVLEDIASRRWTLKHTATNILELFGRECYNDEESFRAFAIHPDRNLIYITDYG, encoded by the exons ATGCCGCCAGGAGGAGGCGACCATGGCCGCACGGAGCACCAccacccgccggcgagcggcCGCGACGATGACGCCCCGCCCCACCCCCAGCCGTTGTTCCCCGCCCCTACCGAGGAAGCGTTCGAG AtttcgaagaagaagaagctggaggaggaggaggagtaccTCCCAGAGAATGCCCTATTCGAGATCCTGTCGCGGGTGCCCTACAAGTCGCTCTGCCGCTTCAG AAGATTCCACCTGGAAACCGGACGATGGACTGCAATGCAGAACAAGTTGGCGCAGGAGATTGTTCTTCTTCGTGAGCCACCGTGTGTATTCCTGAATGGCATCATGTATTTGAGTAGCCTTGATTGTCGGATAATCATGGTCGATATCGAGAGGAAGACTTGGAGGGAAATCGAGTGGTTAGTGGACATGGCGCACAGAACTGAGATTGTTACCATTGGGCAGTCTCTGGGCATCTTGCATGCTTGGCTAACATATAAGGACAATGGTTCCTCCCAAGTCCAACTCTATGTTTGGGTCCTTGAGGATATTGCAAGTCGGAGGTGGACCCTAAAGCATACTGCTACCAACATTCTGGAACTGTTTGGGAGGGAGTGTTACAACGATGAAGAGTCCTTTAGGGCGTTTGCAATTCATCCAGACCGTAATTTGATTTACATTACTGATTATGGATAG